Proteins co-encoded in one Arachis stenosperma cultivar V10309 chromosome 7, arast.V10309.gnm1.PFL2, whole genome shotgun sequence genomic window:
- the LOC130942120 gene encoding uncharacterized protein LOC130942120 isoform X2 — protein MDHFERSLYLQDEDVRADNDPLAWEDIEGCRVPENYAEEVRGVDYTVDEFFGDTFYDNWEERAVDGIDELGHINLKEITASEVFSG, from the exons ATGGACCATTTCGAGCGTTCATTGTATTTGCAAGATGAAGATGTGCGTGCTGACAATGATCCTTTGGCATGGGAGGACATTGAGGGTTGTCGTGTTCCGGAAAATTATGCCGAGGAAGTGCGGGGTGTTGATTATACAGTTGATGAATTTTTTGGTGACACCTTCTATGACAACTGGGAGGAAAGAGCAGTTGACGGTATTGATGAGCTTGGGCATATAAATCTGAAAGAAATAACTGCAAGTGAG gtattttctggctga
- the LOC130942120 gene encoding protein FAR1-RELATED SEQUENCE 5-like isoform X1 has protein sequence MDHFERSLYLQDEDVRADNDPLAWEDIEGCRVPENYAEEVRGVDYTVDEFFGDTFYDNWEERAVDGIDELGHINLKEITASEVRLLHFRDRTVAFSFYQLYSKMNGFAVRKNRIRRNVKNEVTQQQFVCFREGFRDLGSENDSHRRKREPKPETRCGCLAEMRVHVHVESGRWIISYFQDEHNHEMLDNRLTFMLPGHRKMNDAAIDQMNLMLKVGIKIPQIYSSFVHTAGGFQNVRFLKRDMYNQIVKQRRVIGGMLCVV, from the coding sequence ATGGACCATTTCGAGCGTTCATTGTATTTGCAAGATGAAGATGTGCGTGCTGACAATGATCCTTTGGCATGGGAGGACATTGAGGGTTGTCGTGTTCCGGAAAATTATGCCGAGGAAGTGCGGGGTGTTGATTATACAGTTGATGAATTTTTTGGTGACACCTTCTATGACAACTGGGAGGAAAGAGCAGTTGACGGTATTGATGAGCTTGGGCATATAAATCTGAAAGAAATAACTGCAAGTGAGGTTAGGTTGTTACATTTTCGTGATCGAACTGTTGCATTTTCTTTCTACCAATTGTATTCAAAGATGAACGGTTTTGCTGTTAGAAAGAATAGGATTAGAAGGAATGTCAAAAACGAGGTGACACAGCAACAATTTGTTTGCTTTAGGGAGGGGTTTAGAGATTTGGGGTCTGAGAATGATTCCCATCGACGCAAACGCGAGCCAAAGCCTGAGACTAGATGCGGATGTTTGGCTGAAATGCGAGTTCATGTACATGTCGAAAGCGGTAGATGGATCATTTCATACTTTCAGGATGAGCACAACCATGAAATGCTTGATAATAGATTGACCTTTATGCTTCCCGGGCATAGGAAGATGAATGATGCCGCCATCGATCAAATGAATCTAATGCTAAAAGTTGGGAtcaaaatacctcaaatatatTCATCGTTTGTGCACACGGCGGGTGGATTCCAAAATGTACGTTTCCTGAAGAGAGATATGTATAACCAGATAGTGAAGCAACGGAGGGTCATAGGGGGGATGCTATGTGTTGTTTGA